In Vicia villosa cultivar HV-30 ecotype Madison, WI linkage group LG7, Vvil1.0, whole genome shotgun sequence, the DNA window tcttTCAATTTCATTGTCTTCGTGTTAGGAGTGATACATACGGTTCAAAAGTCTGGGTCTTCtcttttggaagaatttcttctatGGAATATATGGATGCTTTTTGATCAATTTTGATATCACTAAAATTTCAACCACAAAAATTATCTCTACTGAAGTGCTCCATACGGTTGAAGAAAAGTATCCATCCCCTACCACAAGACAAGACAATGCTTTTTGTGAATGCTTTAATAATTTCATGTTATGTTTCCTATATAAACACATGATAATCAATTGCTACTTCCAACATCACCAAGCTTTCCAAAAAAGAGTGCAACTGTAAGTTTCTCTAAATGAGGTCCTTACTTTTAGTATTACTGTTACTTGCACATTTTACTTCCAACACTTTTTCATTATGCAATCCTCACGACAGCTCTGCATTGTTAcacttcaagaattcttttttcGTCAACGCTTCATCTACACCTGAATATTATCCATCGTCTGattgttcttctttttctttcaagaCAGAATCTTGGAAAAAGAGTAAAGACTGTTGCGAGTGGGATGGTGTCACGTGTGACAACGTGTCCCACTATGTGATTGGTCTGGAACTTAGTTGCAATAATCTGGAAGGTGAATTATATCCCAATAGCACTATCTTTCAACTTAGACACCTTCAACAACTCAACTTGGCTTTTAATGacttttccatgtcttcattGCAAGTTGGTGTCGGTGATCTAGTTCATCTCACACATCTCAATCTATCAACATGTTATCTTAGTGGTAATATTCCTTCCACCATCTCTCATTTGTCAAAATTAGTATCACTTGATCTTAGCTCAAATTACAATGCTCAGTTGGAATTCAATCCATTCACATGGAAGAAACTCATTCATAATGCTACTAATTTGAGGGAGCTTTCTCTAGATTATGTGAATATGAGTTCGATCAGAGAGAGCTCTTTGTTTTTGCTAAAGAATTTGTCATCCTCTTTGGTTTCTCTTAGTCTAAGAAAAACTGGGTTGCAAGGAAATTTGTCAAGTGACATTCTCTCTCTACCTAATCTTCAAAAACTAGATTTGTCAGGTAATGAATATCTTAGTGGTCAACTTCCAAAGTTCAACTGGAGCACTCCTCTTAGGTACTTGGACCTCTCCGGCACTGCTTTCTCAGATGAAATTCCTTATTCCATAGGTCAGTTGAAGTCTCTTAATAACTTAAACCTTCAAGCCTGCAATTTTAAAGGAATGGTTCCTCCATCTTTGTGGAACCTCACTCAACTCACTGACTTGGACCTTGGTGAAAACAATCTTAAAGGTGAGATCCCATCATCACTTTCAAAACTTACACACCTCGCTTCCTTATTTcttagaaataataaatttagCGGCAACATTCcaaatgtttttgaaaatttaaccAAATTAGAATATTTAGATCTTTCTAGTAATAAACTAGTTGGCCCAATTCCAAGTAAAATCACAAAACATTCCAAATTGATCTTTCTGTTTTTAGGACATAACATGTTAAATGGAACAATTCCACATTGGTGTTATTATTTGCCTTCTTTGTTACAATTGGACCTCAGTGACAACCACCTCACAGGATTCATTGGTAACTTCTCAACTCATTCTTTAAAATCTTTGTTTCTCTCTAATAACAACTTACATGGTCATTTTCCAAATTCAATATTTGAACTACAAAATCTTACTCGCTTAGATTTGTCATCAACAAACTTGAGTGGTGTTGTGCATTTTCACCAATTTTCAACATTTAAAGATCTAAATTTCCTCAACCTTTCCCATAATAGTGCTCTTTCTATCAACATTGATAGTGAAGCTAAAACCCTGCCAAATCTTCTAATATTAGATCTCTCTAATAACAACATTCATGGGGGAATTTCAAAATGGTTTCAAAGCATTCTCTTAAACTCATGGACGAACATTTATCACATTGATCTTAGTTTCAACAAGTTGCAAGGAGATCTTCCAATTCCACCAAATGGCATTCAATACTTCTTACTCTCAAATAACAACTTCACAGGAGACATTGCTTTGTCATTGTGCAATGTAAGTTCCCTGAAGGTGCTCAATTTGGCTCACAACAATTTAACAGGCACAATACCACAATGCCTCGGAACATTTCCATCTCTTCTTATATTGGATATGCAAATGAACAACCTCTATGGAAGCATTCCTACAAATTTTTCTGAAGGAATTCAATTTGAGACTATAAAGTTGAATGGAAATCATTTGGAAGGACCCCTACCACGCTCTTTGGCTCGCTGCACATACCTTGAAATTTTGGACCTTGGAAACAACAACATAGATGATGCATTTCCAAATTGGCTTGAAACTCTACAAGAGTTACAAGTACTCAGTCTACGATCAAATAAACTTCATGGTACAATCACATGTTCTAACACTGAGCATTCATTTTCTAAGTTGAGAATTTTTGACATCTCTCATAATAATTTAAGTGGACCCTTGCCAACATCATGCATCAAGAACTTTCAAGGAATGATGAATGTGAATGACAGCCAAATTGGTCCGCAATACATGGGTCAGGGGAATTACTATGAGGATTCTGTGGTGATCACAATTAAAGGTTTTTCTATGGAGCTAACGAGGATATTGACTACATTCACAACAATTGATTTATCAAACAACATGTTTGAAGGAGAAATTCCTCATGTCATTGGAGAATCAATTTCTCTCAAAGGTCTCAACCTTTCAAACAATGAAATCACAGGTAATATTCCTCAATCTTTGAGTAATTTGAGAAGTTTGGAGTGGTTAGATCTCTCAAGGAACCAATTGATGGGTGAGATTCCGATGGCTTTGACCAATTTGAATTTCCTCTCTGTCTTAAACCTTTCACAAAACCATCTTGAAGGAGCCATACCTACAGGTCAGCAGTTTGATACATTTGGAAATGATTCGTATGAAGGAAATACAATGTTATGTGGATTCCCGTTGTCTAAATCGTGCAAAAATGATGAAGATGAGCCACCAAATTCAACATCAGAATATAAAGAGGAATCAGGGTTTGGATGGAAAGCAGTAGTAGCAGGATATGTGTGGGGGGCTGTACTTGGAATGCTGTTGGGATACAATGTCTTCTTCTTTGAAAAGCCCGGATGTCTTATAAGATTCTTTGAACGGATGTTTAAAGTAAGACTGAAGAGACCACGCAACAGAGCTGGTGGAATTCGCAGAAGAATGAATTAATTTGTTTCAGttgttttcaaatattaaaatatatataaattgtttGAAGTTTAAATATCTCTGTTTGAGTAATGTAGCCTTATCTATTTTAGTATCATTAGGTTGTcttttttaagttgataaatcTACAAATAAAAAATTAGCAATAGATTGTTTCAGTTATTTACTTTCTAAATGTCTATTAGCTTTTGAAAAATGTATGAAGATATAGTCTTTGAAATCATATCCTCATGTTAAgtgatatttttgtgaataaatgtTAATTAGTATTTGAATATTTCATGGTATCAACAAAATTATTACTCATGTTATTTGATGGTGACGTTTTCATTTGAATTATTGTTGTGAAGCTTAATTACTCATCTTATGCAATTGATCATTGTACAAGCTGAATGGTTTTACTGAAAGATATTATTTTGAAGGATTtgatagtaaataaataaaacaataagtGTTTGAACAAATGTTTTTATCTGGTTTCTATAGTATCAgacattttattcttttattttgagaaaaatatACTCACATCAAACTATAAATTACTATACTTTCTCTTCATTGTTGTTTAGACAGATTGAACACACTCAAGGAACTTGCTTACTAAACTTTTCATTAGCCTTGACAATAAGTGTGAGTTGTGTAAGTCTCATATTACTTGAAAAAATTGAGGGTGATCACTTTATATGTTGTGAGGACCCATACACCCATCGTCttaaggtttttggtgaatatgtggtgtcctCTCACTTTCTGGGTGAGTCTTTGACTTTTAGGTGAGTGTTTGATCCAACATGGATGTTTTCCCCTCATGATGACCCAACAAGTAGATGACTTTTTTGGGGTATTCAATGAGAACACGCTATTCTTTATTTAAAGTACACTAAAATAGAAAACCCATTTAACAACGGTTGAAAAGTACAGATAATCACGCGGGTCCAAACGTTGTTATGTAGAGTGTTGTCGTAAATGCGTTACTTACAATCACGGTCCTAGGACCGTTGTTGTATTCTAGAAAGCATGTGCGATATCACAACGGTTAGTTAAACCAACCGTTGTGATAGAACTAATGCTCTCACGTTCGATTCTCAGCAACGACATTTTGGAAGCTAAATTATAATTCATCACGGTTATATTAAATAACCGTTGTGGTAAGTACCCAAAGTTTTTTTTATAGATAAGTACCCAAAGTTTATTATATACTACATAGATTGCTTATTTTTCCATACACTTCATTAAAGAAATACaaccattcaaattgatgaagaagcatataatctgaaaattaaactaTTCTTGAAAATCAACTTTACAAACCACTGTTTTCTGAAATGCATGACTCTCATCATTCATTTCCTGCTCTTTGACACATAAAACATGGTTCAATGGTATAATTCCTTCACTGCATCAATTCCTTCGATTCTAGATtaatttaaacaataataatttgTTGCATGGATCTTCCTCACTGTCGTCACTTATCATCGTGATTGTTATGATAACTTATCAACATAAAAATCACGACGATAAACGACGACAATGAGGTGAACCTCGCCAATAActagattttattcaaattacaCTACAAGAGAAGATATCGATATATTGAAGGAATCAGGTCATTGAATCACATTCTAAATGCTAAAGAGCGTGAACAGACGCAAGCCATTCGAAAAatattgatttatataagttggtttttaaataaacttaattttcatattataagtttctatgtcaatttaaataaatgtattttcaatggaaggttagtgaaacaaacaatctacatagaatataataaactcaaacaatATCATACAACAAAATCAGATATTATAAATTTGTGAGCAATGAAaaagatatattataaatttccaGAACCcaccttttattgaaactaatcgTGGAACATGAATGAATTCTGAAGTTCAGCTAGTTTGTGAAgcaatgaaaaagaaatataaggatgaagaaatttacacaacaacttcatacttcttatatttcttctcattGTATCTCAAATTAGATTAAGTTTGTTACCGCTGTTGTTTTTTCATTAACTAAAATGGGTTTCTAGCTCTTGTTGAGTCCTACAATAACCATGAAAAACATCTTGTTTGTGAAGTTATGAAATAGAAtacaaggtggatgaagtttTCATCATACCTTCATGCTTCTTGTACTTTTTTTCATATCTACACAAACAATGTGTACCATAGCCAAAACATGGTCTTTGATAAGGCTGTGAAGACGAACCTGAAAATATGAGAATaattaatcaacaaaaataaCATGTAACAAATGAGATAATGCAAAAAATGAAATAACATGCAAAAGTAACATGCAACAAATGAAATAACAAACAATGTGTACCATAGCCAAAACATGGTCTTTTATACAGATATTTAACAATTTTTAactaaacttaaaaataaaaaagttgtgGCACTAAGTGATAAGACTAAAGCTTCAAAGTAAATTCAATAAAGTGCAAAGAAACAATACCTTATATAGTTAACAGATAATTGTGCATTAATATAGACACACAAAAAGAAAAAGGCAATTTAAATCCAATTTATGAACTAATAAATATGCAttaatataacacacaaaaagaACGCTACAGTTGAGAAAGTTAAAGAAAAACTAGGATTAATTAAGAGATAATTAATATGTGTAAAAATTAATGAGATGAAgtgaaattttattataataaataaactaaaaataatagtataacaCTCAAAAGTGTTGCTCTCTTAAAAACTGATTTTCATATATCTCTCACTTGTGAAACTTTCCAAAAACTCTCCTATTATGAACACAATTAACGTTATTGTTATTTTCATATATTGTCTTCGTCTTAGGAGTGATACATACTGTTCAAAAGTAAGGGTGTTCATGGTTCTTGAACTGCATTGAACTGAATCATATTTATGGTTCAATTCAGTTTTTAATaaccatttcaataaaaatccaatTAATTGGTAAAGTGGTTTCAATCCAATTTAAAACTAGTTCAAATCTGGTTCGTatttataaactagtttataatCAATTTCAACTTTTATTTTGaattcttttaaaatcaattttttaaaatttataaaatatttatattaaaaaaaaatatttattttaaatatataaataacttttttttaaaaaaaactcagatgtttttttaaaaattgtttttaattttaaggaaaaaacataatttttttttcgttttttttttattttcaaaaaataaataattggaaaTAAAAATAACTATCCAATTGAATTGTTCAACGACATGTTATAATATTACTACTCACATAATAATTCTTTATTTCTATATCTCCCTTCCTCTCAAGCTTTGAACCATCACTAAGCTTCTTAATCACAAATATTCATTTCTTTtcgctttttctttatttttcataatCTCTGTCTTCTACCGCAATCAAGCCACTGCTATATTGAGTTCTTAGAAAtcttaaaaaaatctattatggatttgaaataaataaattggaTAAGATTTATGAGTAGATGAATCATGTTAGACACTTTCATTCTaccacttttttattttatatattatccattttaaacggtttattatttttatatatttagtaTACAAAATTGAAAACTTTGTTTCATAAATTATTTATCTAAAGTATTTTGTTCAGCAATATAATTGGGTTACAAATTTTTTTGCTGATACCCAATTCCAATCGGATAAGAatgaatttttaaattataattctacTTTCAATGCTTAATTTATTAGAAGGGAAAAAAATAATATGTTAAGTAAGTTATAGTTTGTAGAAACACAATAAGCATAGACATAGACAATACAGCTGTTGAGataatgaaatttttttatttcagatttttttttttaaaaattcagattttttttttattttaaattattttttaaaatttttgaaaaaattattattctttattttcataaattattattaaccatttaaatggttcaaATTTTTTATGGTGCAATGCAATTTAGTTCAAGTATCAAATTCAACTAACTATATTTTTGAACACTCCTATTCAAAAGTATGGGTCTCCTCTTTGGAAGAATGCATCTTTTCGTTTTCTTCTATGGAATATATATATGGATGCTAATAAATTCacctaatatttatttatcaataatGATATCACTAAAATTTCAACCACACAAATCATCCCTACTGAAGTGCTCCATACGGTTGAAGAAAAGTATCTCTGCTACCAAACAAGACAATGCCAATACTCAATTTTCTTCTTTACTTTTTGTGAATGCTTAATAATTTCAGGTTATGTTTCCTATTTTCTATATAAACACATGATAATCAATTGCTACTTCCAACATCACAAAGCTTTACAAAAAAGAGAGCAACGGTAAGTTTCACTAAATGGGATCCTTACTTTTAGTATTGCCTTATTTTTCCCTTCACTTGTTCTTATTGCTGCTACTTACTCATTTTACTTCCTACACTTTTTCATTATGCAATCCTCACGACACCTCTGCATTGTTACAATTCAAAAACTCTTTTTTTCTCAACACTTCATCTAAACCTGAACATATTTATGGCTATTATCCGGTGTATGGCTGTCCCTCTTTTTCTTTCAAGACAGAGTCTTGGAAAATAAGTAAAGACTGTTGCGAGTGGGATGGTGTCACCTGCGACAATGTGTCGGACTACGTGATTGGTCTGGATCTTAGTTGCAATAACCTGCAAGGTAAATTACATCCCAATAGCACTATCTTTCAACTTAGACACCTTCAACAACTCAACTTGGCTTTTAATGATTTTTATCTGTCTTCATTGCAAATTGGTGTTGGTGATCTAGTGAGTCTCACATATCTAAATCTATCAAATTGTCTCCTCAGTGGTAATATTCCTTCTCAAATCTCTCATTTATCAAAATTAGTATCACTTGATCTTAGTAGTACAGGATTTTGGTCTTATATGAAATTCAATCCCTTCACATGGAAGAAATTCATTCATAATGCTACTAATTTAGGTGAGCTTTATCTTGATTGTGTAGATTTGAGTTCAATCAACGAGAGCTCTTTGTCTATTCTAAAGAATTTGTCATCGTCTTTGGTTTCTCTTAGTCTAAGAAAAACTGGGTTGCAAGGAAATTTGTCAAATGGCATCCTCTCCCTACCTAATCTTCAAAAATTAGATTTGTCTGAtaatgaatatattagtggccaACTTCCAAAGTCCAACTGGAGCACTCCTCTTAGGTACTTGGACCTCTCCGAAACTGCTTTCTCAGGTGAAATTCCTTATTCCATAGGTCAGTTGAAGTCTCTTACTCACTTAAACCTTCGTGAATGCAATTTTAATGGAATGGTTCCTCCATCTTTGTGGAACCTCACTCAACTCACATTCTTGGCCCTTTCTGAAAATAATTTTCAGGGTGAGATCCCATCATCACTTTCACAACTTACACACCTCACTTTCTTAGATCTTAGATATAATAAATTTAGCGGCAACATTCcaaatgtttttgaaaatttaatcaaattagaaTATTTATTCCTTTCATGGAATAAACTAGTTGGCCCAATTCCAAGTAAAAACATAAATCTTTCAAAATTAATCATTCTGTATTTAGGACATAACATGTTAAATGGAACAATTCCACATTGGTGTTTTAAATTGCCTTCTTTATTAGAGTTGCTCCTCAGTGACAATCACCTCACAGGATTCATTGGTGACTTCTCAACTCATTCTTTGGAATATTTGATTTTGTCTAATAACAACTTACATGGTCATATTCCCAGGTCAATATTTAAACTTCAAAATCTTACTTACTTAAATTTATCATCAAACAATTTGAGTGGTGATATGGATTTTCCTGAATTCCTAGCACCGCTACCAAATCTTCAAATATTAGATCTCTCTAATAACAACATTCATGGGAGAATTTCCAAATG includes these proteins:
- the LOC131621110 gene encoding receptor-like protein Cf-9 homolog isoform X1, translated to MRSLLLVLLLLAHFTSNTFSLCNPHDSSALLHFKNSFFVNASSTPEYYPSSDCSSFSFKTESWKKSKDCCEWDGVTCDNVSHYVIGLELSCNNLEGELYPNSTIFQLRHLQQLNLAFNDFSMSSLQVGVGDLVHLTHLNLSTCYLSGNIPSTISHLSKLVSLDLSSNYNAQLEFNPFTWKKLIHNATNLRELSLDYVNMSSIRESSLFLLKNLSSSLVSLSLRKTGLQGNLSSDILSLPNLQKLDLSGNEYLSGQLPKFNWSTPLRYLDLSGTAFSDEIPYSIGQLKSLNNLNLQACNFKGMVPPSLWNLTQLTDLDLGENNLKGHNMLNGTIPHWCYYLPSLLQLDLSDNHLTGFIGNFSTHSLKSLFLSNNNLHGHFPNSIFELQNLTRLDLSSTNLSGVVHFHQFSTFKDLNFLNLSHNSALSINIDSEAKTLPNLLILDLSNNNIHGGISKWFQSILLNSWTNIYHIDLSFNKLQGDLPIPPNGIQYFLLSNNNFTGDIALSLCNVSSLKVLNLAHNNLTGTIPQCLGTFPSLLILDMQMNNLYGSIPTNFSEGIQFETIKLNGNHLEGPLPRSLARCTYLEILDLGNNNIDDAFPNWLETLQELQVLSLRSNKLHGTITCSNTEHSFSKLRIFDISHNNLSGPLPTSCIKNFQGMMNVNDSQIGPQYMGQGNYYEDSVVITIKGFSMELTRILTTFTTIDLSNNMFEGEIPHVIGESISLKGLNLSNNEITGNIPQSLSNLRSLEWLDLSRNQLMGEIPMALTNLNFLSVLNLSQNHLEGAIPTGQQFDTFGNDSYEGNTMLCGFPLSKSCKNDEDEPPNSTSEYKEESGFGWKAVVAGYVWGAVLGMLLGYNVFFFEKPGCLIRFFERMFKVRLKRPRNRAGGIRRRMN
- the LOC131621118 gene encoding receptor-like protein 7 produces the protein MGSLLLVLPYFSLHLFLLLLLTHFTSYTFSLCNPHDTSALLQFKNSFFLNTSSKPEHIYGYYPVYGCPSFSFKTESWKISKDCCEWDGVTCDNVSDYVIGLDLSCNNLQGKLHPNSTIFQLRHLQQLNLAFNDFYLSSLQIGVGDLVSLTYLNLSNCLLSGNIPSQISHLSKLVSLDLSSTGFWSYMKFNPFTWKKFIHNATNLGELYLDCVDLSSINESSLSILKNLSSSLVSLSLRKTGLQGNLSNGILSLPNLQKLDLSDNEYISGQLPKSNWSTPLRYLDLSETAFSGEIPYSIGQLKSLTHLNLRECNFNGMVPPSLWNLTQLTFLALSENNFQGEIPSSLSQLTHLTFLDLRYNKFSGNIPNVFENLIKLEYLFLSWNKLVGPIPSKNINLSKLIILYLGHNMLNGTIPHWCFKLPSLLELLLSDNHLTGFIGDFSTHSLEYLILSNNNLHGHIPRSIFKLQNLTYLNLSSNNLSGDMDFPEFLAPLPNLQILDLSNNNIHGRISKWFQSHLLSSWKNIKHIDLSFNKLEGDLPIPSYGIQYLLLSNNNFTGDIALSLCNASSMSVLNLAHNNLTGTIPQCLGTFGFLSILDMQMNNFYGSMPRTFSKENNFETIKLNGNQLQGPLPHSLAHCPKLKILDLGDNNIEDAFPNWLETLQELQVLRLRSNKLYGKISCSSPEHSFSKLRIFDISHNNLSGPLPTSCIKNFQAMMNVNYSQIGLHYMGMENYYNDSVVVVMKGFFMELTRILTTFTTIDLSNNMFEGEIPHDIGELISLKGLNLSNNEITGNIPQSLSNLRNLEWLDLSRNQLIGEIPIALTNLNFLSFLNLSQNHLEGMIPKGPQFDTFENTSYEGNTMLCGFPLSKSCKNDEDQPPHSTSEDEEESGFGWKAVVTGYACGAISGLLFGYIVFFIEKPVRLVRFFEHMFNIRLKRTRNRAGANRRRVN
- the LOC131621110 gene encoding receptor-like protein 7 isoform X2: MSSLQVGVGDLVHLTHLNLSTCYLSGNIPSTISHLSKLVSLDLSSNYNAQLEFNPFTWKKLIHNATNLRELSLDYVNMSSIRESSLFLLKNLSSSLVSLSLRKTGLQGNLSSDILSLPNLQKLDLSGNEYLSGQLPKFNWSTPLRYLDLSGTAFSDEIPYSIGQLKSLNNLNLQACNFKGMVPPSLWNLTQLTDLDLGENNLKGEIPSSLSKLTHLASLFLRNNKFSGNIPNVFENLTKLEYLDLSSNKLVGPIPSKITKHSKLIFLFLGHNMLNGTIPHWCYYLPSLLQLDLSDNHLTGFIGNFSTHSLKSLFLSNNNLHGHFPNSIFELQNLTRLDLSSTNLSGVVHFHQFSTFKDLNFLNLSHNSALSINIDSEAKTLPNLLILDLSNNNIHGGISKWFQSILLNSWTNIYHIDLSFNKLQGDLPIPPNGIQYFLLSNNNFTGDIALSLCNVSSLKVLNLAHNNLTGTIPQCLGTFPSLLILDMQMNNLYGSIPTNFSEGIQFETIKLNGNHLEGPLPRSLARCTYLEILDLGNNNIDDAFPNWLETLQELQVLSLRSNKLHGTITCSNTEHSFSKLRIFDISHNNLSGPLPTSCIKNFQGMMNVNDSQIGPQYMGQGNYYEDSVVITIKGFSMELTRILTTFTTIDLSNNMFEGEIPHVIGESISLKGLNLSNNEITGNIPQSLSNLRSLEWLDLSRNQLMGEIPMALTNLNFLSVLNLSQNHLEGAIPTGQQFDTFGNDSYEGNTMLCGFPLSKSCKNDEDEPPNSTSEYKEESGFGWKAVVAGYVWGAVLGMLLGYNVFFFEKPGCLIRFFERMFKVRLKRPRNRAGGIRRRMN